In Desmodus rotundus isolate HL8 unplaced genomic scaffold, HLdesRot8A.1 manual_scaffold_15, whole genome shotgun sequence, the following are encoded in one genomic region:
- the LOC128780052 gene encoding ubiquitin-conjugating enzyme E2 D3-like translates to MCFAGPVDDSMFTWKGTIMGPADSPYEGGLFRLNIQFPPNYPFRPPLIYFTTPIYHPNINRRGYICVDILRSQWSPILTISKLLLSITSMLCDPNPNDPFVPSIGRMYLQDRDAFDTMARAWTKKYARRMRDK, encoded by the coding sequence ATGTGCTTCGCGGGGCCGGTGGACGACAGCATGTTCACATGGAAGGGGACCATTATGGGTCCCGCCGACAGCCCCTACGAGGGTGGGCTGTTCCGCCTGAACATACAATTCCCAcccaattaccccttcaggccgcCGCTTATTTACTTCAcaaccccgatctaccaccccaatatcaaccgaaggggatatatctgtgtagatattctcaggtcccagtggtctcctatactgaccatatccaaactcttgctatccatcacctccatgctatgtgaccccaaccccaacgacCCCTTTGTTCcgtccattgggagaatgtacttaCAGGACAGGGATGCCTTTGATACCATGgcccgagcttggaccaagaagtatgctaggAGAATGAGGgacaaatga